In a single window of the Campylobacter hyointestinalis subsp. lawsonii genome:
- a CDS encoding metal/formaldehyde-sensitive transcriptional repressor, with product MAHIVANKDKLLLRIKKIKGQISALEKALEDEKDCFKVLQQISAARGAITSLMAEVIDGHIKEHLGNNVSDEQREEEILNLTSLLKSFFK from the coding sequence ATGGCTCACATAGTAGCAAATAAAGATAAGCTTCTTTTGCGTATTAAAAAGATAAAAGGGCAAATTTCAGCCTTAGAAAAGGCTTTAGAAGATGAAAAAGATTGTTTTAAAGTACTTCAGCAAATCAGTGCCGCAAGAGGAGCTATCACATCTTTGATGGCAGAAGTCATCGACGGACACATCAAAGAGCATCTTGGAAATAATGTCAGCGATGAACAAAGAGAAGAAGAGATTTTAAATTTAACTTCGCTTTTAAAAAGTTTTTTCAAATAA
- a CDS encoding cation diffusion facilitator family transporter, translated as MILNDIQKQSAYEHNFHSSNNIAKKNTLYATIFTAVMMIAEIIGGIYFGSMALLADGWHMSSHALALGLAYFAYIMSSRYQSDDRFNFGTYKIEILASYTSAIFLLVVAFFMVYHSVQRFINPEAIAYKEAIFIAIIGLIVNFICAWLLRGDHHAHYHEHENDLNLKAAYIHVLTDALTSILAIIALSFGLMFGADFLDPLMGIIGAILVSVWAVGLLKQSGKILLDANMNEPVVDEVIDALRLFRKDIIIKDLHLLKVAKDKYTCIISLSSDDPIDIDLLKKELSKHEELVHILIEIYPK; from the coding sequence ATGATATTAAATGATATACAAAAACAATCTGCTTATGAGCACAATTTTCATTCATCAAACAATATTGCCAAAAAAAATACATTATACGCCACGATATTTACAGCGGTTATGATGATAGCTGAAATTATAGGTGGCATATACTTTGGCTCTATGGCACTTTTAGCAGATGGCTGGCATATGAGCTCTCACGCCTTAGCACTTGGACTAGCGTATTTTGCTTACATTATGTCAAGCAGATACCAAAGCGATGATAGATTTAATTTTGGCACATACAAGATAGAAATTCTCGCTAGTTATACTAGCGCGATCTTTCTTTTAGTGGTTGCGTTTTTTATGGTTTATCACTCTGTTCAAAGATTTATAAACCCAGAAGCTATAGCATACAAAGAAGCTATTTTTATAGCTATTATAGGACTTATAGTAAATTTCATCTGTGCTTGGCTCTTAAGAGGTGATCATCACGCTCATTATCACGAACATGAAAACGATCTAAATTTAAAGGCCGCTTACATACACGTTCTTACTGACGCGCTTACTTCTATTTTAGCTATCATAGCGCTAAGTTTTGGACTTATGTTTGGAGCAGATTTTCTTGATCCACTTATGGGGATAATCGGAGCTATTTTAGTTTCAGTGTGGGCTGTGGGATTGTTAAAACAATCAGGGAAAATATTACTTGACGCAAATATGAACGAACCAGTCGTTGATGAAGTCATAGATGCTTTACGCTTATTTAGAAAAGACATAATCATCAAAGATCTACATCTTTTAAAAGTAGCAAAAGATAAATACACCTGTATAATCTCTCTAAGCTCAGATGATCCCATAGATATAGATCTTCTCAAAAAAGAGCTATCAAAGCACGAAGAGCTAGTTCATATACTCATAGAGATATACCCAAAATAG